In Desulfopila inferna, a single window of DNA contains:
- a CDS encoding M15 family metallopeptidase — MISVITTLFSRGRALSLIPVFAVCLLTLPGTSSALIADSAYVSPPAGASERSVSSELEQDLRQKGLICANMLDPSIIVDLKYARSDNFMGVNVYRGLNRAYLLPEAAEKLVAASRILQEQYPELRILVGDAVRPRSVQQKMWQLVVNTPRQPYVANPKWGSMHNYGAAVDVTLFNVKTGKRVDMGTPLDHFGLLAQPLLEDAFLRQGKLTSSQIENRLILRNAMLDAGWHMINIEWWHFNAFPKEVIRDSFLIIE; from the coding sequence ATGATTTCTGTTATTACCACGTTGTTCTCTCGTGGCAGGGCTTTATCGTTAATCCCCGTCTTCGCAGTATGTCTTCTGACACTTCCCGGCACTTCATCCGCCCTGATAGCAGATTCGGCCTATGTTTCTCCTCCTGCAGGAGCAAGCGAACGATCGGTATCAAGCGAATTGGAACAGGACCTCCGCCAAAAAGGGTTGATCTGCGCCAACATGCTCGACCCCTCAATCATTGTCGATCTCAAATATGCCAGGTCGGATAATTTCATGGGAGTAAACGTCTACCGCGGTCTGAACCGGGCCTATCTCCTTCCGGAGGCGGCCGAAAAGCTTGTCGCAGCCAGCCGGATTCTTCAGGAACAGTATCCGGAACTGCGCATCCTGGTAGGCGATGCGGTCAGACCCCGGTCCGTGCAACAGAAGATGTGGCAACTGGTTGTCAACACTCCCCGACAACCCTATGTCGCCAATCCGAAATGGGGCTCGATGCATAACTATGGCGCGGCGGTCGATGTCACCCTCTTCAATGTAAAAACCGGAAAAAGAGTGGATATGGGAACTCCGCTCGACCACTTCGGCCTCCTGGCCCAGCCCCTGCTGGAGGATGCTTTCCTGCGCCAGGGTAAACTGACCTCATCTCAGATCGAAAACCGTCTGATCCTTCGCAATGCTATGCTCGATGCGGGATGGCACATGATCAACATCGAATGGTGGCACTTCAATGCCTTTCCCAAGGAAGTTATCCGCGACAGCTTCTTGATAATCGAATAA
- a CDS encoding type 1 glutamine amidotransferase domain-containing protein, which produces MGKKIAAILTDMFEDSEYTEPVKAFREKGHEVINIGLEAGKIAKGKKEGTEVQIDRAVSEVSVDDFDALLIPGGFSPDKLRIDEKAVSFTADFVNSDKPVFAICHAGQLLITAQVLQGRKFTGYKSIIQDIKNAGAEFIDREVVVDGNLVSSRNPSDIPAFIEESLKKL; this is translated from the coding sequence ATGGGAAAAAAAATCGCGGCGATACTCACTGATATGTTTGAGGATTCGGAATATACCGAGCCCGTCAAAGCTTTCAGGGAAAAAGGACATGAGGTAATAAATATCGGTCTTGAAGCAGGTAAAATTGCCAAAGGGAAAAAAGAAGGCACGGAAGTGCAAATCGACAGGGCCGTTAGTGAGGTCAGCGTTGATGATTTCGACGCGCTTCTCATCCCGGGCGGTTTTTCTCCGGACAAACTTCGTATCGACGAAAAAGCAGTCAGCTTTACGGCGGATTTTGTCAACAGTGACAAACCGGTTTTCGCCATCTGCCATGCCGGTCAGCTGCTGATCACAGCTCAGGTTTTGCAGGGTCGCAAATTTACCGGCTACAAATCGATCATTCAGGATATTAAAAATGCAGGCGCCGAATTTATCGACAGGGAGGTGGTTGTCGACGGAAATCTGGTGAGCAGCCGCAATCCTTCCGATATCCCGGCATTTATCGAGGAATCGCTGAAAAAACTATAG
- a CDS encoding acyltransferase — MRLLWAEIMKMTAIFAVILLHVSAPFLVPFARTPEWWIGNIYDSLSRWCVPLFVMVSGALLLAGAGRMPLRKFLLNRVGRILLPFLIWSGIYFIYRIYVKGEDLAFIQFIPMLLTEPLYYHLWFIYMLIVLYLFAPAAGVFLKEAPRKHVWYLITLWFIWASLLPVIDQPLDLQTYFTPDMDDYSPLKLSGYFLLGYMLKDRVVRPGLPLFLMLLVFLGGAAATVIGTYVMSANRGEFHPYFYKYFSITVVTMTISLFLLIKSIFHTRKEITPEGEERIRRHSPEFMQKIGMSVFGVYLAHALILDLLRDGVFGFTIDQTSAFGMALHPALGIPLFAMSVFVFSLVAVFLIRLTPHLRNLIT; from the coding sequence ATGCGCTTACTCTGGGCTGAAATCATGAAGATGACCGCCATCTTCGCGGTCATTCTTCTGCATGTCTCCGCACCCTTTCTGGTTCCCTTTGCAAGAACACCGGAATGGTGGATCGGCAACATCTACGATTCTCTCTCCCGCTGGTGCGTCCCTCTTTTTGTCATGGTCAGCGGGGCTCTGCTCCTGGCTGGCGCGGGCAGAATGCCGCTACGGAAATTTCTCCTGAACCGGGTGGGCAGGATTCTGCTTCCTTTTCTGATCTGGAGCGGTATCTATTTTATTTATCGCATCTATGTCAAGGGAGAAGACCTCGCTTTTATCCAGTTTATTCCAATGTTGCTGACCGAGCCGCTCTACTACCACCTCTGGTTCATCTATATGCTGATCGTCCTTTACCTCTTCGCACCGGCCGCCGGTGTCTTTTTAAAAGAGGCTCCGCGAAAGCACGTCTGGTATCTGATCACCCTTTGGTTCATCTGGGCCTCGCTCCTGCCGGTTATAGACCAGCCCCTGGATCTGCAAACCTACTTCACTCCGGACATGGATGATTATTCTCCTCTGAAGCTTTCCGGTTATTTTCTCCTCGGCTACATGCTCAAGGACAGGGTAGTCAGGCCGGGATTGCCGTTGTTCCTGATGCTGCTGGTCTTCCTGGGTGGCGCTGCAGCCACTGTTATCGGAACCTATGTGATGAGTGCAAACAGGGGAGAATTTCACCCCTATTTCTATAAATACTTCAGTATCACCGTGGTCACCATGACCATCTCGCTCTTTCTCCTGATTAAGAGCATTTTTCATACCCGCAAAGAGATCACCCCGGAAGGAGAAGAAAGGATCCGCAGGCATTCCCCTGAATTCATGCAGAAAATAGGCATGAGCGTTTTCGGGGTGTATCTGGCCCATGCCCTTATCCTTGATCTCCTCCGCGATGGTGTCTTCGGCTTTACCATCGACCAGACCAGCGCCTTCGGGATGGCGTTGCACCCCGCACTTGGAATCCCGCTTTTCGCGATGTCCGTTTTTGTTTTTTCGCTCGTTGCGGTATTTCTCATCCGCCTGACACCCCACCTGAGGAATCTGATCACATGA
- a CDS encoding marine proteobacterial sortase target protein: protein MKNRADIYHGKNDPVKTGDPGNLLIVIYIMIIAFFLLLGSFSQASAETGTTGEEADLNDVRRGELFIAAEQHDETAIFSKAPVLEYEVKISISGMVANAFVRQRFINDSDQWRQAVYVFPLPDESAVQHMRMIVGDRVIVGKIEEKREARRIYEKARSEGKKTSLLAQKRPNVFSMAVANIPPNGVVEVEIEFLDAVHFDNDVFSYRFPLVVGPRYIPGKPLANSQQNISFDGGGWSADSNEVGDASEITPPVAVPSEPAVNPVELSLSLAPGFPLRGLTSLYHGTRTKILDDGTYSMSFDGRVYADRDFVIEYRADAGSEISASLFTESVSDDNYGYLMITPPSVILENPLPREVMFVLDISGSMAGSSIRQAKRALQLAISRLRRLDRFNVVVFNDSARTFYPEPLRATAENRSRALGQLAGLEASGGTEIASALKLALDGRDDHGRIRQVIFLTDGAVANEETLFAYITRRLGDSRLFTVGIGSAPNSYFMTRAAAVGRGSYSFIGNVDEVGEKMTTLFKKLENPVITGIKLESVAGGEMEVYPQPLPDLYSGEPLRLLLKTSQALGPLRLSGTQLGKPWDINISGRGEMRPGIAALWARKKIRGLIDTLHHGADENTVRREVIDIAVKHHLVSRYTSLVAVEEEVSRPRDRDLESSTMKTNLPQGWQYTKVFGGVANTATRSSLAIMLGIIVLAIGTLVIQLSRRRYS from the coding sequence ATGAAAAATAGAGCAGACATTTATCACGGCAAGAATGATCCTGTGAAAACCGGCGATCCGGGTAATCTCCTCATCGTAATCTATATCATGATCATTGCCTTCTTCCTCCTGCTCGGCAGTTTTTCCCAGGCTTCGGCAGAAACCGGAACTACCGGGGAAGAGGCCGACCTCAATGATGTGCGGCGCGGCGAATTGTTCATTGCTGCTGAACAACATGACGAAACAGCAATATTTTCGAAGGCGCCGGTTCTTGAATACGAGGTGAAGATTTCCATCAGCGGTATGGTGGCCAATGCTTTTGTACGGCAGCGCTTCATAAATGACAGCGATCAGTGGCGGCAAGCGGTGTATGTTTTTCCGTTGCCGGACGAAAGTGCAGTGCAGCATATGCGCATGATTGTCGGAGATAGGGTAATTGTCGGCAAAATAGAAGAGAAGCGGGAAGCTCGCAGGATCTATGAGAAAGCCAGAAGCGAGGGGAAGAAGACATCTCTGCTCGCCCAGAAACGGCCGAATGTTTTTTCCATGGCTGTTGCCAACATCCCTCCCAATGGTGTGGTCGAGGTCGAAATCGAATTTCTCGATGCAGTGCATTTCGATAATGATGTTTTTTCCTATCGATTTCCCCTTGTTGTCGGTCCACGGTATATTCCCGGGAAACCGCTGGCCAATAGTCAACAGAACATTTCATTTGATGGTGGCGGCTGGTCCGCCGACAGCAATGAGGTTGGGGATGCTTCCGAAATAACTCCTCCTGTCGCCGTACCTTCCGAACCCGCCGTCAACCCGGTAGAGCTCTCCCTCTCCCTGGCACCCGGATTTCCGCTGCGCGGCCTGACCAGCCTCTATCATGGTACCAGGACGAAAATACTCGACGACGGCACCTACAGCATGTCCTTTGACGGCAGGGTTTATGCAGATCGTGATTTTGTCATAGAATACAGGGCGGATGCAGGCTCGGAGATTTCAGCTTCACTGTTCACCGAATCTGTCTCCGATGACAATTATGGTTATCTGATGATTACGCCGCCCTCGGTAATTCTGGAAAACCCTCTGCCCCGCGAGGTGATGTTTGTCCTTGATATTTCCGGTTCCATGGCCGGGAGTTCAATCCGACAGGCCAAGAGGGCTTTGCAATTGGCAATTTCCCGGCTTCGCCGGCTGGACCGCTTCAATGTCGTGGTTTTTAACGATTCGGCCAGGACTTTCTATCCTGAACCGTTGAGGGCAACTGCGGAGAACAGATCAAGGGCGCTGGGACAGCTCGCCGGACTCGAGGCTTCGGGAGGTACCGAGATTGCCTCAGCTCTTAAGCTGGCCCTCGACGGCAGAGACGATCACGGCCGCATCCGGCAGGTTATTTTTCTGACTGATGGAGCGGTCGCCAATGAAGAAACACTTTTTGCGTATATTACCAGGCGATTGGGCGATTCCCGGCTGTTCACAGTTGGAATCGGCTCCGCGCCCAACTCCTATTTCATGACACGTGCCGCCGCTGTTGGGCGGGGCAGTTATTCCTTCATCGGCAACGTCGATGAGGTTGGCGAGAAGATGACCACTCTGTTTAAGAAACTGGAAAATCCCGTGATCACAGGAATAAAACTGGAATCCGTAGCTGGCGGCGAAATGGAAGTATATCCCCAACCTCTCCCCGATCTCTACAGCGGAGAACCCCTTCGTCTACTGCTGAAAACGTCGCAAGCCCTTGGTCCCTTGCGCTTGAGTGGCACTCAGCTTGGCAAGCCATGGGATATCAATATTTCCGGGAGGGGCGAGATGCGTCCGGGAATAGCCGCTCTGTGGGCCAGAAAAAAGATTCGCGGCCTGATTGATACCCTCCATCATGGCGCCGATGAAAATACGGTACGCCGGGAGGTGATCGATATCGCCGTGAAGCATCACCTGGTCAGCCGCTATACCAGCCTGGTTGCGGTCGAAGAAGAAGTTTCCCGTCCGCGGGACAGGGATCTGGAATCCTCCACTATGAAAACCAATCTGCCCCAGGGCTGGCAGTATACCAAGGTCTTCGGCGGTGTGGCAAATACGGCGACCCGTTCTTCCCTGGCTATCATGCTGGGAATTATCGTGCTGGCTATCGGCACCCTCGTGATTCAGCTTTCCAGAAGGAGATATTCATGA
- a CDS encoding phage holin family protein: MDSKSGNENSIADLFTDLSREVTTLLRQEFGLAKTEMSEKAGQATSGLISLVVGGAVAYAGVLVLLMAAVLALGLFLDLWLSALIVAVVVLIIGISMIGKAKANLKMRLMAAESNYGGRSHHYGSLNTERAKGNLRDKYAEKKSQAADMVSGASDKMHQMSATMKERRSHLQSKGHEWSDKMQSKGSDIAGQPVILAAAGLVVGSLLAMSLPITAREQEMMGEKGEELFEKAEEFGREKFKEGQEAAAAAGETFQEELGKKSEQESKPS, translated from the coding sequence ATGGATTCGAAAAGCGGAAACGAAAATTCCATTGCCGACTTATTCACAGATCTGAGCAGAGAAGTAACCACCCTCCTGCGGCAGGAATTTGGTCTGGCTAAAACTGAAATGTCTGAAAAAGCGGGCCAGGCCACAAGTGGCTTGATTTCGCTTGTCGTCGGGGGAGCCGTGGCCTATGCCGGTGTATTGGTATTGCTGATGGCGGCAGTTCTTGCCCTGGGATTATTTCTTGATTTATGGCTTTCCGCACTGATAGTTGCGGTTGTTGTTCTGATCATTGGAATATCTATGATCGGTAAAGCCAAGGCAAATCTGAAAATGCGGCTTATGGCTGCCGAATCGAATTATGGCGGCAGATCCCACCACTACGGATCCCTGAATACAGAGAGAGCAAAGGGAAACCTGCGCGATAAGTATGCCGAAAAGAAATCCCAAGCGGCAGATATGGTCAGTGGCGCAAGCGATAAGATGCACCAAATGTCTGCTACCATGAAAGAACGCCGGAGCCATTTGCAAAGCAAGGGGCATGAGTGGTCCGATAAGATGCAGTCCAAAGGCTCCGACATAGCCGGCCAGCCGGTAATTTTAGCGGCTGCAGGACTTGTGGTTGGATCCTTGCTTGCCATGAGCCTGCCGATAACAGCCAGGGAACAGGAAATGATGGGAGAAAAAGGTGAAGAACTCTTTGAAAAGGCGGAGGAGTTCGGCCGAGAGAAATTCAAAGAAGGTCAGGAAGCCGCTGCTGCTGCCGGTGAGACTTTTCAGGAAGAGCTTGGCAAGAAAAGCGAACAGGAATCTAAACCCAGCTGA
- a CDS encoding DUF748 domain-containing protein: MEIKNRLSRTGVWAGGAIILALLVIFLLSYLIEGPLRQRMEKQINMSLEGYSVELLELDFHPFGFAVTLYDLIVRQDVYPDPPVAHFPRLDAHVHWRALLSGRLVAEFDLQNPRVHVNLEQLRREAENKTPVEERGWQGAVRAIYPLKINRLTISEGDLVYIDEDPERPLHVDKIDLQAENIRNVESPDRTYPSPFTFSGRVFETGRASMQGKADFLAEPHVGMEAEIELAGIALEYFKPVLSRHNLYIDEGIFSASGQIEYAPEVKIAHLRNLQAHNLALDYIHSAETEKQEKEKAEKVQAAAQEAGNKPGLLLRIDHLSLTGRLGLVNNKSEHSYRIFVNPLDFQLTNLSNQFRQGEARARLQGRFMGSGEILATATFRPEIDGPNFDLNIKIEETELTSMNKLLQTYGNFDVVGGQFSLYSEISVKNDSIDGYIKPLFQDMEVYDRRQDEEKNIFSQMYEGLVEGISDLLENVPREEVATRADISGEIVDPETNTWQIIINLIQNAFFKAILPGFEQEVSSSEEN; the protein is encoded by the coding sequence ATGGAAATCAAAAACCGTCTTTCCAGGACCGGGGTATGGGCAGGCGGCGCAATAATACTGGCGCTGCTTGTCATTTTTCTTCTATCATACCTGATAGAAGGGCCACTCCGGCAGCGTATGGAAAAACAGATAAACATGTCCCTTGAAGGATATTCTGTCGAGTTGCTGGAGCTCGATTTTCATCCTTTTGGTTTCGCTGTCACCCTGTATGATCTTATTGTCCGACAGGATGTGTACCCGGATCCCCCGGTGGCTCATTTTCCCAGATTAGATGCCCATGTACACTGGCGGGCTTTACTCTCGGGCAGACTCGTTGCCGAGTTCGACCTGCAAAACCCGCGCGTACATGTCAACCTGGAACAGCTCCGCAGGGAAGCGGAAAATAAGACGCCCGTCGAAGAGAGAGGCTGGCAGGGAGCCGTCCGGGCAATTTACCCGCTCAAGATCAACCGTCTGACTATCAGTGAGGGCGATCTTGTATATATCGATGAAGATCCGGAACGACCTCTTCATGTCGACAAGATTGATCTGCAGGCTGAAAATATCCGCAACGTGGAGTCTCCGGATCGAACATATCCGTCGCCATTCACCTTTTCCGGGAGGGTATTTGAAACGGGCCGCGCCTCAATGCAGGGGAAGGCTGATTTTCTGGCAGAACCACATGTCGGCATGGAGGCTGAAATTGAACTGGCCGGGATAGCGCTGGAATATTTCAAGCCTGTGCTGTCCCGCCATAATCTGTATATCGATGAAGGTATCTTCTCCGCTTCTGGTCAGATAGAATATGCTCCGGAAGTCAAAATCGCCCACCTGCGGAATCTTCAAGCACATAATCTCGCCCTGGATTATATCCACTCAGCCGAAACAGAAAAACAGGAGAAGGAAAAGGCAGAGAAGGTTCAGGCCGCCGCTCAGGAGGCTGGCAACAAACCTGGCCTTCTCCTGCGAATCGACCACTTGAGCCTGACCGGTCGCCTCGGCCTGGTCAACAATAAATCGGAACACTCCTACCGCATCTTTGTCAATCCCCTGGACTTCCAGCTTACAAATTTATCAAACCAGTTCCGGCAGGGAGAAGCCAGAGCCAGGCTTCAGGGCAGGTTCATGGGGAGCGGAGAAATTCTGGCAACGGCGACCTTCCGGCCTGAGATCGATGGTCCGAACTTTGATCTGAACATCAAAATAGAAGAAACCGAACTCACTTCAATGAACAAACTTCTTCAGACATATGGTAATTTTGATGTAGTCGGCGGACAATTTTCCCTGTACTCAGAGATCAGTGTGAAAAATGATAGTATTGACGGGTACATAAAACCTCTTTTTCAGGATATGGAAGTTTACGACCGGCGCCAGGATGAGGAGAAAAACATTTTCAGTCAAATGTATGAAGGCTTGGTAGAAGGCATTTCGGATCTTCTGGAGAACGTTCCCCGTGAAGAAGTAGCCACTCGCGCCGACATCTCCGGGGAAATCGTAGATCCTGAGACCAACACCTGGCAAATTATCATCAACCTCATCCAGAATGCTTTTTTCAAGGCAATTCTTCCCGGGTTCGAACAGGAAGTCTCCTCATCTGAAGAAAATTGA
- the mtgA gene encoding monofunctional biosynthetic peptidoglycan transglycosylase, with translation MARKKTKKSAKKRLLRFVWKTAVWFAALSIIVVLIFRFVPVYATPLMLIRLLEQVSAGEELHLQHQWVPLQAISDNLVVAVISSEDQNFLDHYGLDFEAIRGAIKSYLKKEKGGKRLRGASTISQQTAKNVFLWPHRSWIRKTLEVYFTILIEILWSKERIIEVYLNSIEMGKGIYGAEAASHHHFNKSAAGLTKREAAAIAAILPNPREYKVNPPSPYIRSRIDWITSQMHRLGPLQLN, from the coding sequence ATGGCACGAAAAAAGACAAAGAAGAGCGCAAAGAAAAGATTACTGCGGTTCGTCTGGAAAACTGCAGTGTGGTTTGCAGCATTATCCATAATTGTGGTTCTGATATTCCGGTTTGTTCCGGTTTACGCCACGCCGCTGATGCTGATCAGATTGCTGGAACAGGTTTCGGCAGGAGAAGAACTGCATCTTCAACACCAATGGGTGCCTCTCCAGGCAATATCCGACAATCTCGTTGTGGCGGTAATTTCCAGTGAAGATCAAAATTTCCTTGATCATTACGGCCTTGATTTTGAGGCGATCAGGGGCGCCATCAAATCCTACCTGAAAAAAGAGAAGGGGGGCAAGCGGCTGCGTGGCGCCAGCACCATTTCCCAGCAGACGGCCAAAAATGTTTTTCTCTGGCCGCATAGGAGCTGGATCCGCAAAACTCTCGAGGTCTATTTTACCATTCTCATAGAGATTCTATGGAGTAAAGAGCGCATTATAGAGGTATATCTGAACAGCATCGAAATGGGGAAGGGCATATATGGAGCGGAGGCAGCTTCTCACCATCACTTCAATAAATCTGCTGCAGGTCTGACAAAAAGAGAGGCGGCGGCAATCGCCGCAATTTTGCCTAACCCTCGAGAATATAAAGTAAATCCCCCCAGTCCTTATATCCGCAGCCGCATCGACTGGATTACCAGTCAGATGCATCGGCTAGGCCCTCTGCAGCTTAACTGA
- a CDS encoding MASE3 domain-containing protein — translation MKTLISNKDLGVQTAINHLILLAALIGLYLTTFINYLVFHTMAEIFSIVIAFSIFVIAWNSKQYSRNSYLLFVGIAYLFIALLDLLHTLSFKGMPLFTDYDYYANQLWIAARYMESMTLLVAFLFLGWNKEVKANTVFAVYTVITAVMIASIFYWKTFPECWIDGIGLTPFKIISEYVICGILAASIFFLQKNRERFEGKIYTILLLSILCTILSEISFTFYLSNYDIFNMVGHYFKIFSFFFIYEAIVKTGIKEPFDLIFFDLDKANSGLKKEIEIRKRTEKEKGKLINNLQQALEEIKTLQGLLPICSVCKSIRDDNGYWNSLESYFDEHSDLQFSHSYCPECAKQHYSQFLPEN, via the coding sequence TTGAAAACTCTCATCAGTAATAAAGATCTTGGGGTACAAACGGCTATCAATCATTTAATCCTATTGGCAGCTCTTATAGGTTTATATCTTACCACCTTTATCAATTACCTGGTTTTTCATACGATGGCGGAGATTTTCAGCATTGTTATTGCATTCTCCATCTTCGTCATAGCCTGGAACTCAAAACAGTACAGCAGAAATTCATACCTTTTATTCGTCGGCATCGCCTATCTTTTCATTGCCTTGCTCGATCTGCTGCATACCCTTTCATTTAAAGGAATGCCTCTGTTTACCGACTATGACTATTATGCGAATCAGTTGTGGATTGCAGCGCGGTACATGGAAAGTATGACCCTCCTTGTGGCCTTCCTCTTTTTAGGCTGGAATAAAGAAGTCAAAGCCAACACTGTCTTTGCAGTCTACACGGTTATTACCGCTGTGATGATCGCCAGCATATTCTACTGGAAAACCTTTCCGGAATGCTGGATCGATGGAATCGGCCTGACTCCCTTCAAGATAATCAGTGAATATGTTATTTGCGGTATCCTGGCAGCATCAATTTTTTTTCTGCAGAAAAACAGGGAAAGGTTTGAGGGAAAAATATATACAATTTTGCTTCTGTCGATACTCTGTACAATACTCTCGGAAATCTCTTTCACTTTTTATCTGAGCAATTACGATATTTTTAATATGGTGGGTCATTATTTTAAGATTTTCTCATTTTTCTTCATATATGAAGCAATCGTTAAAACAGGAATAAAGGAGCCCTTCGATCTGATTTTTTTCGACCTCGACAAAGCCAACAGCGGCCTGAAGAAAGAAATTGAAATCCGTAAAAGGACCGAAAAGGAGAAAGGGAAACTGATCAACAACCTGCAGCAGGCCCTTGAAGAGATTAAGACCCTGCAGGGCTTGCTGCCCATCTGTTCGGTATGTAAAAGTATCCGCGATGACAATGGCTACTGGAACAGCCTGGAATCATATTTCGATGAGCATTCGGATCTGCAATTCAGCCATAGTTACTGTCCTGAGTGTGCAAAACAGCATTACAGTCAATTTTTACCCGAAAATTGA
- a CDS encoding alpha/beta hydrolase family protein, translating to MINSKLIPALFIFVFCLPFSCTGSSDEEIQFVEEYTSFTKIAELPLRDLPKRQAWEKAAPGIDEITIPRKDGESGQPALWYHSGTRKKKPLLLVLHSWSADYMQHYGIPYGVFAEKNDWIFIHPNYRGEFDGADATASEKAVEDVLDALEYATSHAPVDEDRIYLAGFSGGAMMSLIMVGRFPEKFSAALVWVPVYDLNDWYDTVIQSQYKYTEHYKKDIESSCGGKPNIDKKAEEECRRRSPSNYLAKARNSDVRVFISGGIKDHFVPPSHAVRAFNDLAREEDVISAKEYRFLDEKGVLPDGLKGQGGKNRFFEEMGLPVVFARKSGNADLFLFDGGHDIVYNAGLEWLIHSPSRQP from the coding sequence ATGATAAATTCAAAACTTATTCCTGCCCTGTTCATCTTCGTATTCTGTCTGCCCTTCAGCTGCACGGGAAGCTCCGATGAAGAAATCCAATTTGTCGAGGAGTATACTTCCTTCACCAAAATCGCCGAGCTTCCCCTGCGTGATCTGCCCAAGCGGCAAGCCTGGGAAAAGGCAGCCCCGGGTATCGATGAGATCACTATTCCCCGAAAAGATGGCGAATCGGGGCAACCCGCACTCTGGTATCATTCGGGCACCAGGAAAAAGAAGCCGCTTCTTCTGGTGCTGCACAGCTGGAGCGCCGACTACATGCAGCATTACGGCATCCCCTATGGGGTTTTTGCCGAAAAAAACGACTGGATATTCATCCACCCGAACTATCGGGGAGAGTTCGACGGAGCGGATGCCACAGCATCTGAAAAAGCAGTGGAGGATGTGCTCGATGCTCTTGAATATGCCACATCGCATGCACCTGTGGATGAAGATAGAATTTATCTGGCCGGATTCTCCGGCGGGGCCATGATGTCGCTTATCATGGTCGGACGTTTTCCCGAAAAGTTCAGCGCTGCCCTGGTCTGGGTGCCGGTGTACGATCTGAACGACTGGTATGATACCGTGATACAGTCGCAATACAAATATACCGAACATTATAAAAAAGATATCGAATCCTCGTGCGGCGGCAAACCGAATATTGACAAAAAGGCTGAAGAGGAGTGCCGCAGACGCAGCCCATCCAACTACCTTGCTAAGGCGCGCAATAGTGATGTCCGGGTTTTTATCAGCGGAGGAATCAAGGACCACTTCGTTCCCCCCTCGCATGCCGTCCGCGCATTCAACGACCTTGCCAGAGAGGAGGATGTCATCTCAGCGAAAGAATACCGTTTTCTCGACGAAAAGGGAGTTCTTCCCGACGGGCTTAAGGGACAGGGAGGAAAAAACAGGTTCTTCGAGGAAATGGGTCTTCCTGTGGTTTTTGCGCGAAAATCCGGTAATGCGGATCTCTTCCTCTTTGACGGGGGCCACGATATTGTTTATAATGCTGGACTGGAATGGCTTATACATAGCCCATCACGGCAACCTTGA
- a CDS encoding four-helix bundle copper-binding protein encodes MTQRYSCEHARQLGFLLPDPTPCRSIYGLTFIPFYNKYFQGKGTPLIDKQFCDSEKLAKAIGELYICAQACIACADACLGEKQIQTLVRCIRLNQDCADICHATGALLSRLSMVSKDALKYQVQACAAACSLCASECEQHAGMHEHCGICAEACRRCQSECENITGLL; translated from the coding sequence ATGACGCAGAGATATAGTTGTGAGCATGCACGGCAGCTCGGATTTTTGCTCCCTGATCCGACTCCCTGTAGAAGCATATACGGGTTAACTTTTATTCCCTTCTATAACAAATACTTTCAGGGAAAAGGAACACCCCTTATTGACAAGCAGTTTTGTGACAGTGAAAAACTGGCGAAGGCTATTGGGGAGCTATATATATGCGCTCAGGCCTGCATCGCCTGTGCCGATGCCTGCCTGGGGGAAAAGCAGATACAGACTCTTGTCCGCTGCATCCGGCTTAATCAGGACTGCGCCGATATCTGCCATGCTACCGGTGCTCTGCTTTCGCGCCTGAGCATGGTTTCGAAGGATGCGCTGAAATACCAGGTTCAGGCATGCGCTGCCGCATGCAGCCTGTGCGCCTCTGAATGCGAGCAGCATGCCGGCATGCATGAACATTGCGGAATCTGCGCCGAAGCCTGCCGCCGCTGTCAGAGTGAATGCGAAAACATAACCGGACTGCTGTAG